In Aciduliprofundum sp. MAR08-339, a single window of DNA contains:
- a CDS encoding winged helix-turn-helix domain-containing protein has product MELWNFETMNLEAKSMVSVFMDKYSSQILLGTSTSSKGIRELSREYNIPVTVCYRRIKMLLEMGLLKEERVGKRLKYRSKINDFSAVLDFESNRLKINMSADGEEYEVETTIL; this is encoded by the coding sequence ATGGAGTTGTGGAATTTTGAGACCATGAACTTGGAGGCCAAGAGCATGGTATCGGTGTTCATGGACAAGTATTCTTCGCAGATTCTCCTGGGTACATCAACTTCATCAAAGGGGATAAGGGAACTGAGCAGAGAGTACAATATACCCGTTACAGTGTGTTACAGGCGTATAAAAATGCTATTGGAGATGGGGCTTTTAAAGGAGGAAAGGGTGGGTAAGAGACTGAAGTACAGATCGAAAATAAACGATTTCAGTGCAGTTCTTGATTTTGAATCCAATAGGTTGAAAATAAACATGAGCGCAGATGGCGAGGAGTATGAGGTTGAGACCACTATCCTCTGA